The genomic stretch TGGTGCGGGACTGGTCGCTGATTCGGTCATTCCGCGTCGATGGCGACCACCTGTTGTTGTCGCTCGACGCCGACGCAGGCGTCTACGAATTCCGCGAAGAGCCCCGTTGAGCGTGGCGCTTCCGGCCGTGCATCTTCACCTCACACCTTCACTCGCCCCAACACCGCCGTGACGATCCGGTCGCACCGGGCTCCGGCGAAACTGAACACGTCCTGCTCGGCCAGATCGATCTCCTGCGCCAGCGCCTCGCGCAACAGACTGCGGGCACGGAAGTAGCGCGAGCGCACCGTGGCCTCCGGGATGTCGAGTGCCTGAGCCGTCTCCTCGACGCTCATCTCCTCCACGCCCCGCAGCATGAAGACGGTGCGAAAGGCCTGGGGCAGTTCGTCGAGCTTGCGCTCGAGCAGCGCCCGAAGCTCCGCCCGGGCAAGGGCTTCGTTCGGTAGCTCGGTGGACGTTCGGCTCACGAGATGCGGCTCGACTTCAGGTTCCCCGTCGCTGCTGACGATGTGCACGATCTGGTCGCGCCTCGATTGTTTCCTCAGCCGCCCGAGACACTCGTTGAGCACCAGACGTGACAACCAGGTGGACACCGAAGACTGCCCACGGAAGGCCGCGATCGAGCGGTACGCCGAAAGGTAGGCCTCCTGCAGCGCGTCTTCGGCTTCGGCAGCGTCGTGCAAGG from Caldimonas brevitalea encodes the following:
- a CDS encoding RNA polymerase sigma factor, which gives rise to MRVPAQPTSAPLPDDDHALAQRVAHGDCIAFEQLMRRHNRRLYRLARATLHDAAEAEDALQEAYLSAYRSIAAFRGQSSVSTWLSRLVLNECLGRLRKQSRRDQIVHIVSSDGEPEVEPHLVSRTSTELPNEALARAELRALLERKLDELPQAFRTVFMLRGVEEMSVEETAQALDIPEATVRSRYFRARSLLREALAQEIDLAEQDVFSFAGARCDRIVTAVLGRVKV